Proteins encoded within one genomic window of Brienomyrus brachyistius isolate T26 chromosome 22, BBRACH_0.4, whole genome shotgun sequence:
- the stat5a gene encoding signal transducer and activator of transcription 5A isoform X1: MAVWIQAQQLQGDALHQMQSLYGQHFPIEVRHYLSQWIESQPWDSVDLENPQEEFKAKRLLDSLVQELQKKADHQVGEDGFLLKIKLGHYASQLKSTYDRCPLELVRCIKHILYTEQRLVREATNQSISPVGGMMDSMSQKYQQINQAFEELRVMTQDTDNDLRKLQHHQEYFIIQYQESLRIQAQLSSLASLPPADRQLREPSLQSKRATVEAWLTREANTLQKYRLDLAEKHQKTLQMLRKQQTIILDDELIQWKRRQQLAGNGGPPEGGLDILQSWCEKLAEMIWQNRQQIRRAEHLRQQLPIPGPIEELLTELNSTITDIISALVTSTFIIEKQPPQVLKTQTKFAATVRLLVGGRLNVHMNPPQVKATIISEQQAKALLKNENTRNESSGEILNNNCVMEYHQTTGTLSAHFRNMSLKRIKRSDRRGAESVTEEKFTILFESQFSVGGNELVFQVKTLSLPVVVIVHGSQDNNATATVLWDNAFAEPGRVPFLVPDKVLWPQLCEAINMKYKAEVQSNRGLSEENLVFLAQKAFSNGSINPEDYRNMTISWSQFNRESLPGRNFTFWQWFDGVMELTKKHLKPHWSDGAILGFVNKQQAQDMLMSKPNGTFLLRFSDSEIGGITIAWVADNPNKAGERMVWNLMPYTSKDFSIRSLADRISDLNHLLFLYPDRPKDDVFSKYYTPPLSKPVDGYVKPQIKQVVPEFTTANPDPSSVNPTYMEHAASPAVSHSHSYGIYPPMNDPMLDTEGEFDLDDTMDVARHVEELLRRPMENQWSGQQS; encoded by the exons ATGGCAGTATGGATCCAGGCGCAGCAGCTGCAGGGGGACGCGCTGCACCAAATGCAGTCCCTCTACGGGCAGCACTTCCCCATCGAGGTGCGCCACTACCTGTCCCAGTGGATCGAAAGCCAGCCATG GGATTCTGTCGACCTTGAGAATCCCCAAGAGGAGTTTAAGGCCAAGCGTCTGCTGGACAGCCTGGTCCAGGAGCTTCAGAAGAAGGCAGACCACCAGGTTGGTGAGGACGGCTTTCTGCTGAAGATCAAGCTGGGTCACTATGCCAGTCAGTTGAAG AGCACATACGACCGCTGTCCATTAGAGCTGGTGCGATGCATCAAGCACATTCTCTACACAGAGCAAAGGCTGGTGCGGGAGGCGACAAAC CAGTCAATCTCCCCGGTGGGTGGCATGATGGACAGCATGTCTCAGAAGTACCAACAGATCAACCAGGCCTTTGAAGAGCTGCGGGTGATGACTCAGGACACAGATAACGACCTGCGCAAGCTTCAGCACCACCAGGAGTACTTCATCATCCAGTACCAAGAGTCCCTTCGCATTCAGG cccAGTTGAGCAGTCTCGCCAGCCTGCCCCCTGCTGACCGGCAGCTGCGGGAGCCCAGCCTGCAGAGCAAGCGGGCCACTGTGGAAGCCTGGCTCACTCGGGAGGCCAACACACTACAGAAATACAGATTG GACCTGGCAGAGAAACACCAGAAGACTCTGCAGATGCTCCGGAAGCAGCAGACCATCATCCTAGATGACGAGCTCATCCAGTGGAAGAGACGGCAACAGCtggccggcaatggcggcccaCCCGAGGGGGGGCTGGACATTCTGCAGTCTTG GTGTGAGAAGCTAGCGGAGATGATCTGGCAGAACCGGCAACAAATCCGGCGGGCAGAGCACTTGAGGCAGCAGCTCCCCATCCCTGGCCCTATCGAGGAGCTGCTGACGGAACTCAACAGCACCATCACAGACATCATCTCGGCGCTCGTCACCAG CACCTTCATCATCGAGAAGCAGCCGCCGCAGGTTCTCAAGACGCAGACCAAGTTCGCGGCCACCGTGCGGCTGCTCGTAGGGGGGCGGCTCAACGTGCACATGAACCCGCCCCAGGTGAAGGCCACCATCATCAGCGAGCAGCAGGCCAAGGCGCTGCTGAAGAACGAGAACACCCGGAA TGAAAGCAGTGGTGAGATTCTCAACAACAACTGCGTGATGGAGTACCACCAGACCACCGGGACGCTAAGCGCCCACTTCAGGAACATG TCCTTAAAACGGATAAAGCGCTCAGACAGGCGTGGGGCGGAGTCTGTGACAGAGGAGAAGTTCACTATTCTGTTCGAATCCCAGTTCAGTGTGGGCGGCAATGAGCTGGTTTTTCAAGTGAAG ACATTATCACTTCCTGTTGTGGTGATTGTCCACGGTAGTCAAGACAACAATGCCACAGCAACCGTTCTTTGGGATAATGCCTTTGCAGAGCCG GGCCGGGTACCGTTCCTTGTTCCGGATAAGGTGCTGTGGCCGCAACTTTGCGAAGCCATCAACATGAAGTACAAGGCAGAGGTGCAGAGCAACCGGGGACTGTCCGAGGAGAACCTGGTCTTCCTGGCCCAGAAAGCCTTCAGCAACGGCAGCATTAACCCGGAGGACTACCGAAACATGACCATCTCCTGGTCGCAGTTCAACAGG GAGAGCTTGCCAGGGCGGAACTTCACCTTCTGGCAGTGGTTTGATGGAGTCATGGAACTCACCAAAAAGCACCTAAAGCCTCACTGGAGCGACGG GGCCATCCTCGGCTTTGTGAACAAGCAACAGGCTCAGGACATGCTCATGTCCAAGCCCAACGGCACCTTCCTGCTGCGCTTCAGCGACTCGGAGATCGGCGGCATCACCATCGCCTGGGTGGCTGATAACCCAAACAAAGCAG GAGAGAGGATGGTTTGGAACCTAATGCCGTACACGTCCAAAGACTTCTCTATCCGCTCCCTGGCTGATCGCATCAGCGACCTcaaccacctcctgttcctgtacCCCGACCGGCCCAAAGATGATGTTTTCTCCAAATACTACACCCCGCCACTGT CAAAACCAGTGGATGGCTACGTCAAACCACAGATCAAACAGGTGGTACCGGA GTTCACCACTGCCAACCCTGATCCATCCAGCGTGAACCCCACCTACATGGAACACGCGGCCTCGCCGGCAGTCAGTCACTCGCACAGCTATGGCATCTACCCTCCCAT GAACGATCCAATGCTGGATACGGAAGGGGAGTTCGACCTGGATGATACCATGGATGTGGCGAGGCACGTGGAGGAACTGCTGCGACGGCCCATGGAAAACCAATGGAGTGGACAGCAGTCATGA
- the stat5a gene encoding signal transducer and activator of transcription 5A isoform X2, whose translation MAVWIQAQQLQGDALHQMQSLYGQHFPIEVRHYLSQWIESQPWDSVDLENPQEEFKAKRLLDSLVQELQKKADHQVGEDGFLLKIKLGHYASQLKSTYDRCPLELVRCIKHILYTEQRLVREATNSISPVGGMMDSMSQKYQQINQAFEELRVMTQDTDNDLRKLQHHQEYFIIQYQESLRIQAQLSSLASLPPADRQLREPSLQSKRATVEAWLTREANTLQKYRLDLAEKHQKTLQMLRKQQTIILDDELIQWKRRQQLAGNGGPPEGGLDILQSWCEKLAEMIWQNRQQIRRAEHLRQQLPIPGPIEELLTELNSTITDIISALVTSTFIIEKQPPQVLKTQTKFAATVRLLVGGRLNVHMNPPQVKATIISEQQAKALLKNENTRNESSGEILNNNCVMEYHQTTGTLSAHFRNMSLKRIKRSDRRGAESVTEEKFTILFESQFSVGGNELVFQVKTLSLPVVVIVHGSQDNNATATVLWDNAFAEPGRVPFLVPDKVLWPQLCEAINMKYKAEVQSNRGLSEENLVFLAQKAFSNGSINPEDYRNMTISWSQFNRESLPGRNFTFWQWFDGVMELTKKHLKPHWSDGAILGFVNKQQAQDMLMSKPNGTFLLRFSDSEIGGITIAWVADNPNKAGERMVWNLMPYTSKDFSIRSLADRISDLNHLLFLYPDRPKDDVFSKYYTPPLSKPVDGYVKPQIKQVVPEFTTANPDPSSVNPTYMEHAASPAVSHSHSYGIYPPMNDPMLDTEGEFDLDDTMDVARHVEELLRRPMENQWSGQQS comes from the exons ATGGCAGTATGGATCCAGGCGCAGCAGCTGCAGGGGGACGCGCTGCACCAAATGCAGTCCCTCTACGGGCAGCACTTCCCCATCGAGGTGCGCCACTACCTGTCCCAGTGGATCGAAAGCCAGCCATG GGATTCTGTCGACCTTGAGAATCCCCAAGAGGAGTTTAAGGCCAAGCGTCTGCTGGACAGCCTGGTCCAGGAGCTTCAGAAGAAGGCAGACCACCAGGTTGGTGAGGACGGCTTTCTGCTGAAGATCAAGCTGGGTCACTATGCCAGTCAGTTGAAG AGCACATACGACCGCTGTCCATTAGAGCTGGTGCGATGCATCAAGCACATTCTCTACACAGAGCAAAGGCTGGTGCGGGAGGCGACAAAC TCAATCTCCCCGGTGGGTGGCATGATGGACAGCATGTCTCAGAAGTACCAACAGATCAACCAGGCCTTTGAAGAGCTGCGGGTGATGACTCAGGACACAGATAACGACCTGCGCAAGCTTCAGCACCACCAGGAGTACTTCATCATCCAGTACCAAGAGTCCCTTCGCATTCAGG cccAGTTGAGCAGTCTCGCCAGCCTGCCCCCTGCTGACCGGCAGCTGCGGGAGCCCAGCCTGCAGAGCAAGCGGGCCACTGTGGAAGCCTGGCTCACTCGGGAGGCCAACACACTACAGAAATACAGATTG GACCTGGCAGAGAAACACCAGAAGACTCTGCAGATGCTCCGGAAGCAGCAGACCATCATCCTAGATGACGAGCTCATCCAGTGGAAGAGACGGCAACAGCtggccggcaatggcggcccaCCCGAGGGGGGGCTGGACATTCTGCAGTCTTG GTGTGAGAAGCTAGCGGAGATGATCTGGCAGAACCGGCAACAAATCCGGCGGGCAGAGCACTTGAGGCAGCAGCTCCCCATCCCTGGCCCTATCGAGGAGCTGCTGACGGAACTCAACAGCACCATCACAGACATCATCTCGGCGCTCGTCACCAG CACCTTCATCATCGAGAAGCAGCCGCCGCAGGTTCTCAAGACGCAGACCAAGTTCGCGGCCACCGTGCGGCTGCTCGTAGGGGGGCGGCTCAACGTGCACATGAACCCGCCCCAGGTGAAGGCCACCATCATCAGCGAGCAGCAGGCCAAGGCGCTGCTGAAGAACGAGAACACCCGGAA TGAAAGCAGTGGTGAGATTCTCAACAACAACTGCGTGATGGAGTACCACCAGACCACCGGGACGCTAAGCGCCCACTTCAGGAACATG TCCTTAAAACGGATAAAGCGCTCAGACAGGCGTGGGGCGGAGTCTGTGACAGAGGAGAAGTTCACTATTCTGTTCGAATCCCAGTTCAGTGTGGGCGGCAATGAGCTGGTTTTTCAAGTGAAG ACATTATCACTTCCTGTTGTGGTGATTGTCCACGGTAGTCAAGACAACAATGCCACAGCAACCGTTCTTTGGGATAATGCCTTTGCAGAGCCG GGCCGGGTACCGTTCCTTGTTCCGGATAAGGTGCTGTGGCCGCAACTTTGCGAAGCCATCAACATGAAGTACAAGGCAGAGGTGCAGAGCAACCGGGGACTGTCCGAGGAGAACCTGGTCTTCCTGGCCCAGAAAGCCTTCAGCAACGGCAGCATTAACCCGGAGGACTACCGAAACATGACCATCTCCTGGTCGCAGTTCAACAGG GAGAGCTTGCCAGGGCGGAACTTCACCTTCTGGCAGTGGTTTGATGGAGTCATGGAACTCACCAAAAAGCACCTAAAGCCTCACTGGAGCGACGG GGCCATCCTCGGCTTTGTGAACAAGCAACAGGCTCAGGACATGCTCATGTCCAAGCCCAACGGCACCTTCCTGCTGCGCTTCAGCGACTCGGAGATCGGCGGCATCACCATCGCCTGGGTGGCTGATAACCCAAACAAAGCAG GAGAGAGGATGGTTTGGAACCTAATGCCGTACACGTCCAAAGACTTCTCTATCCGCTCCCTGGCTGATCGCATCAGCGACCTcaaccacctcctgttcctgtacCCCGACCGGCCCAAAGATGATGTTTTCTCCAAATACTACACCCCGCCACTGT CAAAACCAGTGGATGGCTACGTCAAACCACAGATCAAACAGGTGGTACCGGA GTTCACCACTGCCAACCCTGATCCATCCAGCGTGAACCCCACCTACATGGAACACGCGGCCTCGCCGGCAGTCAGTCACTCGCACAGCTATGGCATCTACCCTCCCAT GAACGATCCAATGCTGGATACGGAAGGGGAGTTCGACCTGGATGATACCATGGATGTGGCGAGGCACGTGGAGGAACTGCTGCGACGGCCCATGGAAAACCAATGGAGTGGACAGCAGTCATGA
- the stat5a gene encoding signal transducer and activator of transcription 5A isoform X3, which translates to MAVWIQAQQLQGDALHQMQSLYGQHFPIEVRHYLSQWIESQPWDSVDLENPQEEFKAKRLLDSLVQELQKKADHQVGEDGFLLKIKLGHYASQLKSTYDRCPLELVRCIKHILYTEQRLVREATNSISPVGGMMDSMSQKYQQINQAFEELRVMTQDTDNDLRKLQHHQEYFIIQYQESLRIQAQLSSLASLPPADRQLREPSLQSKRATVEAWLTREANTLQKYRLDLAEKHQKTLQMLRKQQTIILDDELIQWKRRQQLAGNGGPPEGGLDILQSWCEKLAEMIWQNRQQIRRAEHLRQQLPIPGPIEELLTELNSTITDIISALVTSTFIIEKQPPQVLKTQTKFAATVRLLVGGRLNVHMNPPQVKATIISEQQAKALLKNENTRNESSGEILNNNCVMEYHQTTGTLSAHFRNMSLKRIKRSDRRGAESVTEEKFTILFESQFSVGGNELVFQVKTLSLPVVVIVHGSQDNNATATVLWDNAFAEPGRVPFLVPDKVLWPQLCEAINMKYKAEVQSNRGLSEENLVFLAQKAFSNGSINPEDYRNMTISWSQFNRESLPGRNFTFWQWFDGVMELTKKHLKPHWSDGAILGFVNKQQAQDMLMSKPNGTFLLRFSDSEIGGITIAWVADNPNKAGERMVWNLMPYTSKDFSIRSLADRISDLNHLLFLYPDRPKDDVFSKYYTPPLSKPVDGYVKPQIKQVVPEFTTANPDPSSVNPTYMEHAASPAVSHSHSYGIYPPM; encoded by the exons ATGGCAGTATGGATCCAGGCGCAGCAGCTGCAGGGGGACGCGCTGCACCAAATGCAGTCCCTCTACGGGCAGCACTTCCCCATCGAGGTGCGCCACTACCTGTCCCAGTGGATCGAAAGCCAGCCATG GGATTCTGTCGACCTTGAGAATCCCCAAGAGGAGTTTAAGGCCAAGCGTCTGCTGGACAGCCTGGTCCAGGAGCTTCAGAAGAAGGCAGACCACCAGGTTGGTGAGGACGGCTTTCTGCTGAAGATCAAGCTGGGTCACTATGCCAGTCAGTTGAAG AGCACATACGACCGCTGTCCATTAGAGCTGGTGCGATGCATCAAGCACATTCTCTACACAGAGCAAAGGCTGGTGCGGGAGGCGACAAAC TCAATCTCCCCGGTGGGTGGCATGATGGACAGCATGTCTCAGAAGTACCAACAGATCAACCAGGCCTTTGAAGAGCTGCGGGTGATGACTCAGGACACAGATAACGACCTGCGCAAGCTTCAGCACCACCAGGAGTACTTCATCATCCAGTACCAAGAGTCCCTTCGCATTCAGG cccAGTTGAGCAGTCTCGCCAGCCTGCCCCCTGCTGACCGGCAGCTGCGGGAGCCCAGCCTGCAGAGCAAGCGGGCCACTGTGGAAGCCTGGCTCACTCGGGAGGCCAACACACTACAGAAATACAGATTG GACCTGGCAGAGAAACACCAGAAGACTCTGCAGATGCTCCGGAAGCAGCAGACCATCATCCTAGATGACGAGCTCATCCAGTGGAAGAGACGGCAACAGCtggccggcaatggcggcccaCCCGAGGGGGGGCTGGACATTCTGCAGTCTTG GTGTGAGAAGCTAGCGGAGATGATCTGGCAGAACCGGCAACAAATCCGGCGGGCAGAGCACTTGAGGCAGCAGCTCCCCATCCCTGGCCCTATCGAGGAGCTGCTGACGGAACTCAACAGCACCATCACAGACATCATCTCGGCGCTCGTCACCAG CACCTTCATCATCGAGAAGCAGCCGCCGCAGGTTCTCAAGACGCAGACCAAGTTCGCGGCCACCGTGCGGCTGCTCGTAGGGGGGCGGCTCAACGTGCACATGAACCCGCCCCAGGTGAAGGCCACCATCATCAGCGAGCAGCAGGCCAAGGCGCTGCTGAAGAACGAGAACACCCGGAA TGAAAGCAGTGGTGAGATTCTCAACAACAACTGCGTGATGGAGTACCACCAGACCACCGGGACGCTAAGCGCCCACTTCAGGAACATG TCCTTAAAACGGATAAAGCGCTCAGACAGGCGTGGGGCGGAGTCTGTGACAGAGGAGAAGTTCACTATTCTGTTCGAATCCCAGTTCAGTGTGGGCGGCAATGAGCTGGTTTTTCAAGTGAAG ACATTATCACTTCCTGTTGTGGTGATTGTCCACGGTAGTCAAGACAACAATGCCACAGCAACCGTTCTTTGGGATAATGCCTTTGCAGAGCCG GGCCGGGTACCGTTCCTTGTTCCGGATAAGGTGCTGTGGCCGCAACTTTGCGAAGCCATCAACATGAAGTACAAGGCAGAGGTGCAGAGCAACCGGGGACTGTCCGAGGAGAACCTGGTCTTCCTGGCCCAGAAAGCCTTCAGCAACGGCAGCATTAACCCGGAGGACTACCGAAACATGACCATCTCCTGGTCGCAGTTCAACAGG GAGAGCTTGCCAGGGCGGAACTTCACCTTCTGGCAGTGGTTTGATGGAGTCATGGAACTCACCAAAAAGCACCTAAAGCCTCACTGGAGCGACGG GGCCATCCTCGGCTTTGTGAACAAGCAACAGGCTCAGGACATGCTCATGTCCAAGCCCAACGGCACCTTCCTGCTGCGCTTCAGCGACTCGGAGATCGGCGGCATCACCATCGCCTGGGTGGCTGATAACCCAAACAAAGCAG GAGAGAGGATGGTTTGGAACCTAATGCCGTACACGTCCAAAGACTTCTCTATCCGCTCCCTGGCTGATCGCATCAGCGACCTcaaccacctcctgttcctgtacCCCGACCGGCCCAAAGATGATGTTTTCTCCAAATACTACACCCCGCCACTGT CAAAACCAGTGGATGGCTACGTCAAACCACAGATCAAACAGGTGGTACCGGA GTTCACCACTGCCAACCCTGATCCATCCAGCGTGAACCCCACCTACATGGAACACGCGGCCTCGCCGGCAGTCAGTCACTCGCACAGCTATGGCATCTACCCTCCCATGTAA